A genomic segment from Streptomyces antibioticus encodes:
- a CDS encoding glutathione S-transferase C-terminal domain-containing protein → MSFTPPAARLTVRSVPVFRGRIGSDARSGHYAVPRRYRLHLSAADPDGLRIAVTHSLLGLERACPVTFLPAVPDCPDGGHSALRPLYDASAHHYTGPAVAPVLSDDWSGRIVSTHGPDIARDLARRFGGGRTALYPCGAESEIDAVERMCAQGIERAAQRAGTAGTGDEERAAALDTLLHTLGVLDQGLRVQPYLIGDQITAADVELWVALVQLDTVHRHHLDASAVQRIAGHPALWAHARRLAAHPAFGAHLDLDGIARRHHARCQGLEAAGAAVQILDWAAHIAPAP, encoded by the coding sequence ATGTCCTTCACACCACCGGCCGCCCGGCTGACGGTCCGTTCCGTCCCCGTCTTCCGGGGCCGTATCGGCAGTGACGCCCGCAGCGGCCACTACGCCGTGCCGCGCCGCTACCGACTCCATCTGTCCGCCGCCGACCCCGACGGGCTGCGCATCGCCGTCACCCACAGCCTCCTCGGCCTGGAACGGGCCTGTCCCGTCACGTTCCTGCCCGCCGTCCCCGACTGTCCCGACGGCGGCCACTCCGCGCTGCGCCCGCTCTACGACGCCAGCGCCCACCACTACACCGGACCCGCCGTCGCGCCCGTGCTCAGCGACGACTGGTCGGGCCGGATCGTCTCCACCCACGGCCCCGACATCGCCCGCGACCTCGCCCGGCGCTTCGGCGGCGGCCGGACCGCGCTGTACCCGTGCGGCGCCGAGTCCGAGATCGACGCCGTCGAGCGGATGTGCGCCCAGGGCATCGAGCGGGCCGCGCAGCGCGCCGGTACGGCCGGCACCGGCGACGAGGAACGCGCCGCCGCGCTCGACACCCTGCTCCACACCCTCGGCGTGCTGGACCAGGGACTGCGCGTGCAGCCGTACCTGATCGGCGATCAGATCACCGCCGCCGACGTGGAGTTGTGGGTCGCGCTGGTGCAGCTCGACACCGTGCACCGCCATCATCTCGACGCGTCCGCCGTGCAGCGCATCGCCGGCCACCCCGCCCTGTGGGCCCACGCCCGCCGGCTCGCCGCGCACCCCGCGTTCGGCGCGCACCTCGACCTCGACGGCATCGCCCGCCGCCACCACGCCCGTTGTCAGGGCCTGGAGGCCGCGGGCGCCGCCGTGCAGATCCTGGACTGGGCCGCCCACATCGCGCCGGCCCCGTAA
- a CDS encoding amino acid ABC transporter permease, with protein MSEPPGVATLDAKPIADTPSKQLSAQRVQPLRRPGRWIATAIVLVLVAQFAHGLIANPFYQWDRFGYWFLRPVILDGLLITLEVAAYSAVLGLLGGILLALARLSRSPVLRAVSWTYVWALRSIPLIVVLLFLYNFSALYQTLSVGVPFGPAFFTFDESRLATDMVIAVVGLSLNEAAYAAEVVRGGILSVDQGQHEASAALGLPKSYQFRKIVFPQALRSIVPNYVNQLIGLIKATSLVFYVSLLDLFGTAQTMGSTYPGDIVPLLLVVTVWYLILTSLVSVAQFYVERYYARGATRSLPPTPLQKLRTGFTDLRARIRREAAV; from the coding sequence ATGAGCGAACCCCCAGGCGTCGCGACCCTCGACGCGAAGCCCATAGCCGACACCCCGTCAAAACAGCTCTCAGCACAGCGCGTTCAGCCGCTACGACGACCCGGACGCTGGATCGCCACCGCGATCGTCCTGGTCCTGGTCGCCCAGTTCGCGCACGGCCTGATCGCCAACCCGTTCTACCAGTGGGACCGCTTCGGCTACTGGTTCCTGCGGCCCGTCATCCTCGACGGACTGCTGATCACCCTGGAAGTCGCCGCCTACAGCGCGGTGCTCGGCCTTCTCGGCGGCATCCTGCTCGCCCTCGCCCGGCTCTCCAGGAGCCCGGTGCTGCGCGCGGTGAGCTGGACCTACGTCTGGGCCCTGCGGTCCATCCCGCTGATCGTCGTCCTGCTCTTCCTCTACAACTTCAGTGCCCTGTACCAGACGTTGAGCGTCGGCGTCCCCTTCGGACCGGCCTTCTTCACCTTCGACGAGTCCCGGCTCGCCACCGACATGGTGATCGCCGTCGTCGGCCTCAGCCTCAACGAGGCCGCCTACGCCGCCGAGGTCGTCCGCGGCGGCATCCTCTCCGTCGACCAGGGCCAGCACGAGGCGTCCGCCGCGCTCGGCCTGCCCAAGAGCTACCAGTTCCGCAAGATCGTCTTCCCGCAGGCGCTGCGCTCGATCGTCCCCAACTACGTCAACCAGCTCATCGGCCTCATCAAGGCCACCTCCCTGGTCTTCTACGTGTCCCTGCTCGACCTGTTCGGCACCGCGCAGACCATGGGCTCCACCTACCCCGGCGACATCGTGCCGCTGCTGCTCGTGGTCACCGTCTGGTACCTGATCCTGACCAGCCTGGTGTCCGTCGCCCAGTTCTACGTCGAGCGGTACTACGCCCGGGGCGCCACCCGCTCCCTGCCGCCGACGCCGTTGCAGAAACTGCGGACCGGGTTCACCGACCTGCGCGCCCGCATCCGCCGGGAGGCCGCCGTATGA
- a CDS encoding amino acid ABC transporter ATP-binding protein: protein MTTETAEATTAPGASVPAAVEVHDVHKWYGAHRVLDGVNLTVRPGEVTVILGPSGSGKSTLLRVINHLEKPEIGHVSINGEPIGVRRHGGRLRELSERAILTQRSRIGFVFQNFNLFPHLTVLDNIAAAPVATGKLSRPAAQELARELLDRVGLADKAGAYPRQLSGGQQQRVAIARALALRPGVILFDEPTSALDPELVGEVLAVIKDLATSGTTLVIVTHEVGFAREVADRVVFIDGGRIVEQGPPAEVLDKPQHERTRDFLSKVL, encoded by the coding sequence ATGACCACCGAGACCGCCGAGGCGACCACCGCCCCCGGGGCGAGCGTGCCCGCCGCCGTCGAGGTGCACGACGTGCACAAGTGGTACGGCGCCCACCGCGTCCTGGACGGCGTGAACCTGACCGTACGGCCCGGCGAGGTCACCGTGATCCTCGGCCCGTCCGGCTCCGGGAAGTCCACCCTGCTCCGGGTCATCAACCACCTGGAGAAGCCGGAGATCGGCCATGTCAGCATCAACGGCGAGCCGATCGGCGTCCGCCGGCACGGCGGCCGGCTGCGCGAGCTGAGCGAACGCGCCATCCTCACCCAGCGCAGCCGCATCGGCTTCGTCTTCCAGAACTTCAACCTCTTCCCGCACCTCACCGTGCTGGACAACATCGCCGCCGCCCCCGTCGCCACCGGCAAGCTCAGCCGCCCCGCCGCCCAGGAACTCGCCCGCGAACTCCTCGACCGGGTCGGCCTCGCCGACAAGGCCGGCGCCTACCCCCGCCAGCTCTCCGGCGGCCAGCAGCAGCGCGTCGCCATCGCCCGCGCCCTCGCGCTGCGCCCCGGCGTCATCCTCTTCGACGAGCCCACCTCGGCCCTCGACCCCGAACTCGTCGGCGAGGTCCTCGCGGTCATCAAGGACCTGGCGACCAGCGGCACCACCCTGGTCATCGTCACCCACGAGGTCGGCTTCGCCCGCGAGGTCGCCGACCGCGTCGTCTTCATCGACGGCGGCCGGATCGTCGAACAGGGCCCGCCCGCCGAGGTCCTCGACAAGCCGCAGCACGAGCGCACCCGGGACTTCCTGAGCAAGGTCCTCTGA
- a CDS encoding transporter substrate-binding domain-containing protein — protein sequence MSAHVTRRSLIRGITAATAVATLATGLAACGGDSDAATTTDSAAAGGVTVGRVSNGAAKETTIKVSEVKSISAKLPDAVKKSGKLTIGVGALPSGFAPLAYVGDDQKTLTGAEPDLGRLVAAVLGLEPETKNFTWENLFVGIDSGKVDVAFSNVTDTEERKKKYEFASYRQDNLGWEVKKSSTWKFDGDYKNLAGLTVSVGSGTNQEKILLEWKKKLESEGKKLTVKYYPDRNGTYLALNSGKIDAYFGPNPGIAYNVAKTAGTANATANAGTFSGAGETLQGLIAATAKKDSGLAEPLAEAINYLIDNGQYATWLEVYNLSNEAVAKSEVNPPGLPLDNS from the coding sequence ATGTCTGCCCACGTCACCCGACGCAGCCTGATACGCGGCATCACCGCGGCGACCGCGGTCGCCACCCTCGCCACCGGGCTCGCCGCCTGCGGTGGGGACAGCGACGCCGCCACCACGACCGACAGCGCCGCCGCCGGGGGCGTGACCGTCGGCCGCGTGTCCAACGGCGCCGCCAAGGAGACCACCATCAAGGTCTCGGAGGTGAAGTCCATCAGCGCCAAGCTGCCGGACGCCGTGAAGAAGAGCGGCAAGCTCACCATCGGCGTCGGCGCCCTGCCCTCCGGCTTCGCCCCGCTGGCCTACGTCGGCGACGACCAGAAGACCCTCACCGGCGCCGAGCCCGACCTCGGCCGACTGGTGGCGGCGGTCCTCGGCCTGGAGCCCGAGACCAAGAACTTCACCTGGGAGAACCTGTTCGTCGGCATCGACAGCGGCAAGGTCGACGTGGCCTTCTCCAACGTCACCGACACCGAGGAGCGCAAGAAGAAGTACGAGTTCGCCTCCTACCGCCAGGACAACCTCGGCTGGGAGGTGAAGAAGTCCAGCACCTGGAAGTTCGACGGCGACTACAAGAACCTCGCGGGACTCACCGTCTCCGTCGGCTCCGGCACCAACCAGGAGAAGATCCTGCTGGAGTGGAAGAAGAAGCTGGAGAGCGAGGGCAAGAAGCTCACCGTCAAGTACTACCCGGACCGCAACGGCACCTATCTCGCCCTCAACAGCGGCAAGATCGACGCCTACTTCGGCCCCAACCCCGGCATCGCCTACAACGTCGCCAAGACCGCGGGCACGGCCAACGCGACCGCCAACGCGGGCACCTTCTCCGGCGCGGGCGAGACCCTCCAGGGCCTGATCGCCGCCACCGCGAAGAAGGACAGCGGTCTCGCCGAGCCGCTCGCCGAGGCCATCAACTACCTCATCGACAACGGCCAGTACGCCACGTGGCTGGAGGTCTACAACCTCTCCAACGAGGCCGTCGCCAAGTCCGAGGTGAACCCGCCCGGCCTGCCGCTCGACAATTCCTGA
- a CDS encoding putative leader peptide codes for MHLHSRAHIDLQRVAGALCRS; via the coding sequence GTGCACCTCCACTCCCGGGCCCACATCGACCTCCAGCGCGTGGCCGGCGCGCTCTGTCGCTCCTGA
- a CDS encoding LLM class flavin-dependent oxidoreductase, producing MSSASLSPLHLAVALDGTGWHPASWREPVARPRELFTARYWADQVTEAERGLLDLVTFEDGLGLQSSHFLDPDDRTDQVRGRLDAVLTASRVAPLTRHIGLVPTAVTTHTEPFHLSKAIATLDYVSTGRAGVRVQITGRQSDAAHFGRRTIPPIDDLRGPVVADLFDEAADHVEVVRRLWDSWEDDAEIRDAATGRFIDRDKLHYIDFEGRHFSVKGPSITPRPPQGQPLVAALAHDTVPYRLVARAADLGFVTPHDTGQARAIVAEIRAEQDAVGRTAEPLHIFGDLVVFLDEDPAEAAARRERLDALAGEEFTSDARIFTGTPAQLADLLQEFQEAGLTGFRLRPAVAGHDLPAITRGLVPELQRRDAFRRAYEADTLRGLLGLTRPANRYAAA from the coding sequence GTGTCCTCAGCATCCCTTTCCCCGCTGCACCTCGCCGTCGCCCTCGACGGCACCGGCTGGCATCCCGCCTCCTGGCGCGAGCCGGTCGCCCGCCCCCGCGAGCTGTTCACCGCCCGCTACTGGGCCGACCAGGTCACCGAGGCCGAGCGCGGCCTCCTCGACCTCGTCACCTTCGAGGACGGCCTCGGCCTCCAGTCCTCCCACTTCCTCGATCCGGACGACCGCACCGACCAGGTCCGCGGCCGCCTCGACGCCGTCCTGACCGCCTCCCGCGTCGCCCCGCTCACCCGTCACATCGGGCTGGTGCCGACCGCGGTCACCACCCACACCGAGCCCTTCCACCTCTCCAAGGCCATCGCCACCCTGGACTACGTCAGCACCGGCCGCGCCGGTGTACGCGTCCAGATCACCGGCCGGCAGAGCGACGCCGCCCACTTCGGCCGCCGTACGATCCCGCCGATCGACGACCTGCGCGGCCCGGTGGTGGCCGACCTGTTCGACGAGGCCGCCGACCACGTCGAGGTCGTCCGCCGGCTCTGGGACAGTTGGGAGGACGACGCCGAGATCCGGGACGCGGCCACCGGGCGCTTCATCGACCGCGACAAGCTGCACTACATCGACTTCGAGGGCCGCCACTTCAGCGTCAAGGGCCCCTCCATCACCCCGCGCCCGCCGCAGGGCCAGCCCCTGGTCGCCGCCCTCGCCCACGACACCGTCCCCTACCGGCTGGTGGCCCGCGCCGCCGACCTCGGCTTCGTCACGCCCCACGACACCGGACAGGCCCGCGCGATCGTCGCCGAGATCCGCGCCGAACAGGACGCGGTGGGCCGGACCGCCGAACCGCTGCACATCTTCGGTGACCTGGTGGTCTTCCTCGACGAGGACCCCGCCGAGGCCGCCGCCCGCCGCGAGCGCCTCGACGCCCTGGCGGGCGAGGAGTTCACGAGCGACGCCCGGATCTTCACCGGAACCCCCGCCCAACTCGCCGACCTGCTCCAGGAGTTCCAGGAGGCCGGACTCACCGGGTTCCGGCTGCGCCCCGCCGTCGCCGGCCACGACCTGCCGGCGATCACCCGCGGCCTGGTCCCCGAACTCCAGCGCCGCGACGCCTTCCGCCGCGCCTACGAGGCCGACACCCTGCGCGGGCTCCTCGGTCTGACCCGCCCCGCCAACCGCTATGCCGCAGCCTGA